The DNA window CAAAAGTCCACCACACCATCGAACTTGATTGGATGACCGACGCTACGATTGTGGCGAAGGGGCCCGATACAATCATCTTCAATCGTGATCTGGGTATGGCAATCGCGCCGCCTGCATCCAGCTGGCTTTCGGTGGCCGGCACTGGCGATGTTCTCGCCGGAATAATCGCTAGCAGACTGGCGACAGGGGCCGATCCTTTTGTCGCAGCGTGTGACGGTGTTTGGCTGCATGGGCGAGCCGCGCGGCTTGCTGGAGGCATCACAGGCAAACCGTTTACCGCCTCCGAGCTTGCAGGAAGGGTCGCACAGGCCTACGCGGCGTGTCTGTGACCAATCCATCTGAAATAGTTCGTATTGCCGCGAAAGGCGACGGCTTGACCGCCGATGGGCGCCACGCGCCCGGTTCTGCGCCAGGTGACATATTGCTGCCCGATGGAACGCTGGAGCGCGGGCCGCATCATGTGACGCCGCCTTGCCGGCATTTCAGGAAATGCGGTGGATGTTCGTTGCAGCAATTGGACGAACAATCGCTGGCGGAATTCGTGACTTCTCGCGTTGTGAATGCGGCAGATGGGCAGGGCATCTCAATTGGCGAATTGCTGCCTGCGCATCTCTCGCCTTCCAAAAGCCGCCGCCGGGCGACACTGCATGCGGTCAATGGCGGCGGCAAAGCCTTGATCGGATTTCGCGAGGGGGGGTCACATAAGATTGTTGGCCTGACTGAATGCCATATTCTTGATGAGCGTTTGTTCTCGGTAGTTGATGCTCTGCGATCGATACTCGGGCGGCGCAAAGGCAAATATTCTTGCGACATTGAGCTGACTTTGACCGACCAAGGGGTTGATTGTTCAATCAAGAATTTGGCTATCGAAGGCCTTGAGCAAACCGAGGCAATGCTCGATTTCGCTCGCGATATGAGTCTGGCGCGGCTTACCGTCGATCAGGGATACGGGCCAGAGGCGATGTGGGAGCCGGAGCCTGTAACGATTACAATGTCGGGTGTTCCGGTCGGTTTTCCTAGTGGAGCCTTCTTGCAGGCAACGCCAGACGGGGAAGCGGTTCTGGCGGCTGATGCAGTCGCATGGCTTGATGGCGCAACAACCGTCGCCGATCTGTTTTCCGGCCTGGGTACATTTGCCTTTGCACTCGCCCCAAAAGCGAAAGTTCTGGCAGCAGAGGCTGCGCGCGATGCGCATATGGCCTGCTTGCTGGCCGCTCGATTTTCAGGCCGTCCGATCCATTCGATTCACCGTGATTTGTTTCGTGGACCATTGTTACCGCAAGAACTCAACGCATTTGGCGGGGTGTTGCTCGATCCCCCGCGTGCTGGTGCGCGTGACCAATGCGATCAATTGGCGCAAAGCACAACCGAGCGGGTGGTCTATATCAGCTGCAATCCATCAAGCTGGGCACGCGACGCAAAGCGATTGGTTGAAGGTGGATACCGGCTTGAGAAATTGCATCCTGTTGGCCAGTTCCGCTGGTCAAGCCACGTCGAGCTGGCGAGCTTGTTTGTACGCTAGGCGCGGCGCCTAGGATCGCAAGACTTCCAATATCTGCGCCTCTAGCCATTTCTGTGCATGTTGCTCGACATAAGCGTGACTAGCGCCTTCGCAAAAATAGGTGCTGCTTTCATCGATTAACCAATTGGACACAAATGCCTGCGCTGTCCGGTCATTTTTTGCGAGTAGGATGCGGCAGGCGAAACCGTTATATTTGCTGATGGCTTTCTGCATTTCCTGCGCCAATGCAGAATATTCCGATGCGCCGCCAGTAGCCTGCTTCAGCCCGCCGAATAGCTTGCGAAAGTTTACACCGCCGCGCAATAGGCGCATGATTTCTTTAGGGTTTTTCAATTTTGCGAGATAGCGTGCACGGAGCGCTGCCGGTGGC is part of the Pontixanthobacter gangjinensis genome and encodes:
- a CDS encoding class I SAM-dependent RNA methyltransferase, with the protein product MTNPSEIVRIAAKGDGLTADGRHAPGSAPGDILLPDGTLERGPHHVTPPCRHFRKCGGCSLQQLDEQSLAEFVTSRVVNAADGQGISIGELLPAHLSPSKSRRRATLHAVNGGGKALIGFREGGSHKIVGLTECHILDERLFSVVDALRSILGRRKGKYSCDIELTLTDQGVDCSIKNLAIEGLEQTEAMLDFARDMSLARLTVDQGYGPEAMWEPEPVTITMSGVPVGFPSGAFLQATPDGEAVLAADAVAWLDGATTVADLFSGLGTFAFALAPKAKVLAAEAARDAHMACLLAARFSGRPIHSIHRDLFRGPLLPQELNAFGGVLLDPPRAGARDQCDQLAQSTTERVVYISCNPSSWARDAKRLVEGGYRLEKLHPVGQFRWSSHVELASLFVR